Proteins from one Triticum aestivum cultivar Chinese Spring chromosome 7A, IWGSC CS RefSeq v2.1, whole genome shotgun sequence genomic window:
- the LOC123148649 gene encoding peptidyl-prolyl cis-trans isomerase CYP28, chloroplastic isoform X1, producing MAATATATSLGLALHRRDHDPSSHRRPVPSSCLTSTSAYRIRRAKCCRRGVPPPSAAAAAGGGLEGNDISTILKHSLNNETMPSSSTKATSSMADHVSLSSLHHHPSSQSSCFATSKPNHDSTHKYNHSPKIPRRSLALLPASSLLFSASSSFAIDNANAPSSSTIDTTITDRIFMDFSICPSFFSNDRTLGAELASCPDSEPLGRVVFGLYGRLLPITTANFKTTCTTSAYRGTLVHKVLQGQFFAAGRQGSRRDKGVVQPPSKLVRNVETVDPKAYQLRHARPGTLSLCLEQNDDDDSIKLSPDYHNVEFLVTTGPGPCPELDDQNIVFGTVLEGMDVITSIATIPTYKPGERIQFFNDFAQLIGDERAQSARAMWDRPQKTVYISGCGELKVTKPSLSPPSLP from the exons atggccgccaccgccaccgccacgtcCCTAGGCCTCGCTCTCCACCGCCGAGACCACGACCCTAGCTCccaccgccgccccgtcccctCCTCGTGCCTGACCTCTACCTCCGCCTACCGCATCCGCAGGGCCAAGTGCTGCCGCAGGGGTGTGCCTccaccgtccgccgccgccgccgccggcggtggTCTGGAAG GAAATGATATTAGCACCATATTGAAGCATTCACTTAACAACGaaacgatgccttcatcaagcaCAAAAGCTACTTCCTCCATGGCTGACCATGTTTCTCTTAGCAGCCTCCACCACCACCCTAGCAGCCAGTCTTCCTGTTTTGCTACCTCAAAACCAAACCATGACAGTACCCATAAATACAACCACTCCCCAAAAATTCCTAGGCGGTCTCTCGCCTTActccctgcctcctctcttctcttctctgcgTCCTCCTCCTTTGCCATAGACAATGCAAACGCTCCATCCTCCTCCACAATTGACACCACCATCACCGACCGCATATTCATGGACTTTAGCATCTGCCCAAGCTTCTTTAGCAATGACCGCACGTTAGGAGCTGAACTTGCTTCATGCCCTGATTCCGAGCCCCTCGGACGTGTAGTCTTTGGTCTCTATGGTCGGCTACTCCCGATCACTACTGCCAACTTCAAAACTACCTGCACTACTTCTGCATATCGAGGCACACTTGTCCACAAGGTGCTTCAAGGTCAGTTCTTTGCTGCTGGCCGACAAGGTTCTCGGCGTGATAAGGGCGTGGTCCAACCTCCCTCAAAGCTTGTGAGAAATGTTGAGACTGTTGATCCTAAAGCGTATCAACTAAGACATGCAAGGCCTGGCACCCTATCCTTGTGTCTTGAGCAGAATGACGACGACGATAGCATCAAACTCAGTCCTGATTATCACAATGTTGAATTCCTGGTGACCACAGGGCCAGGGCCCTGTCCAGAGCTTGATGATCAGAACATTGTTTTTGGAACTGTATTAGAAG GAATGGACGTTATCACCAGCATTGCAACCATCCCTACCTACAAACCAGGTGAAAGGATCCAATTCTTCAATGATTTTGCACAGCTGATTGGCGATGAAAGAGCTCAATCTGCTAGAGCCATGTGGGATCGCCCACAGAAAACCGTGTATATCAGCGGTTGCGGGGAGCTCAAAGTGACCAAACCATCCCTTTCCCCTCCTAGCTTGCCATGA
- the LOC123148649 gene encoding peptidyl-prolyl cis-trans isomerase CYP28, chloroplastic isoform X2, producing MPSSSTKATSSMADHVSLSSLHHHPSSQSSCFATSKPNHDSTHKYNHSPKIPRRSLALLPASSLLFSASSSFAIDNANAPSSSTIDTTITDRIFMDFSICPSFFSNDRTLGAELASCPDSEPLGRVVFGLYGRLLPITTANFKTTCTTSAYRGTLVHKVLQGQFFAAGRQGSRRDKGVVQPPSKLVRNVETVDPKAYQLRHARPGTLSLCLEQNDDDDSIKLSPDYHNVEFLVTTGPGPCPELDDQNIVFGTVLEGMDVITSIATIPTYKPGERIQFFNDFAQLIGDERAQSARAMWDRPQKTVYISGCGELKVTKPSLSPPSLP from the exons atgccttcatcaagcaCAAAAGCTACTTCCTCCATGGCTGACCATGTTTCTCTTAGCAGCCTCCACCACCACCCTAGCAGCCAGTCTTCCTGTTTTGCTACCTCAAAACCAAACCATGACAGTACCCATAAATACAACCACTCCCCAAAAATTCCTAGGCGGTCTCTCGCCTTActccctgcctcctctcttctcttctctgcgTCCTCCTCCTTTGCCATAGACAATGCAAACGCTCCATCCTCCTCCACAATTGACACCACCATCACCGACCGCATATTCATGGACTTTAGCATCTGCCCAAGCTTCTTTAGCAATGACCGCACGTTAGGAGCTGAACTTGCTTCATGCCCTGATTCCGAGCCCCTCGGACGTGTAGTCTTTGGTCTCTATGGTCGGCTACTCCCGATCACTACTGCCAACTTCAAAACTACCTGCACTACTTCTGCATATCGAGGCACACTTGTCCACAAGGTGCTTCAAGGTCAGTTCTTTGCTGCTGGCCGACAAGGTTCTCGGCGTGATAAGGGCGTGGTCCAACCTCCCTCAAAGCTTGTGAGAAATGTTGAGACTGTTGATCCTAAAGCGTATCAACTAAGACATGCAAGGCCTGGCACCCTATCCTTGTGTCTTGAGCAGAATGACGACGACGATAGCATCAAACTCAGTCCTGATTATCACAATGTTGAATTCCTGGTGACCACAGGGCCAGGGCCCTGTCCAGAGCTTGATGATCAGAACATTGTTTTTGGAACTGTATTAGAAG GAATGGACGTTATCACCAGCATTGCAACCATCCCTACCTACAAACCAGGTGAAAGGATCCAATTCTTCAATGATTTTGCACAGCTGATTGGCGATGAAAGAGCTCAATCTGCTAGAGCCATGTGGGATCGCCCACAGAAAACCGTGTATATCAGCGGTTGCGGGGAGCTCAAAGTGACCAAACCATCCCTTTCCCCTCCTAGCTTGCCATGA